A window from Parambassis ranga chromosome 13, fParRan2.1, whole genome shotgun sequence encodes these proteins:
- the egln2 gene encoding egl nine homolog 1: MESLGQTDLLNPSSARGSVAIASTQERKTSGQQLFCGPAEIHHTYRADMGLNGFCAAPVGSPTAEELLADLASQTDSPGITTPTKKCKTGVPLYSNGVVSPSATVEGNHAGVMAHTPNGYPAQVKGAAGQTGGPGYPLSSRACLMENGERTAHEKCPLVMRRINGDLRGRQAQQLKRRGGENRDLCSETLNGTVIGSPGLGSSADSVLDSGESDLKWRRLSDGNVANKSSEASRVAPAAAALTVCSNSSHSKQITPLTPSTPHSNQHNAHKVTSSGPLVAPSRTAHCGLNTILTPPPPPAETGWSAECLAQQYIIPCMKYYGICVKDNFLGSQLGDRVLEEVEVLNRSGKFRGGQLVSQKNIPSRSIRGDQIAWIEGREPGCESIGLLMAHVDEAVMHSAANGQLGNCVINGRTKAMVACYPGNGAGYVRHVDNPTGDGRCITCIYYLNKNWDVKKQGGLLQIYPEGKNVVANIEPLFDRLLIFWSDRRNPHEVKPAYSTRYAITVWYFDAKERAEAKEKYKLATGQKGVQVPVTQNSRT, from the exons ATGGAGAGTTTGGGACAGACGGACCTTTTAAACCCAAGCTCAGCCCGCGGATCCGTCGCTATTGCATCCACGCAGGAGAGAAAGACAAGCGGCCAGCAGCTGTTCTGTGGACCGGCGGAGATTCACCACACGTACCGGGCGGACATGGGGCTCAACGGCTTTTGCGCGGCGCCGGTCGGGAGTCCGACGGCCGAAGAATTACTCGCCGATCTGGCCTCTCAGACAGACTCCCCTGGAATCACAACCCCGACAAAGAAGTGCAAAACCGGCGTGCCGCTGTACAGCAACGGGGTGGTGTCTCCCTCTGCCACCGTGGAGGGGAACCACGCAGGCGTAATGGCTCACACGCCGAACGGTTACCCCGCACAAGTGAAAGGGGCGGCGGGCCAAACAGGCGGCCCTGGGTACCCCCTGAGCAGCAGAGCCTGCCTGATGGAGAACGGTGAGCGGACTGCTCATGAGAAGTGCCCTTTAGTAATGAGGAGAATCAATGGTGACCtgagaggcaggcaggcacaacaactgaagaggagagggggggagaacAGGGACCTGTGTTCAGAAACTCTAAATGGCACTGTAATAGGGTCGCCTGGGTTAGGAAGCTCTGCGGACTCTGTTCTTGATTCAGGAGAGTCGGACTTAAAGTGGAGGAGGTTGTCAGATGGAAATGTTGCTAACAAATCTTCAGAGGCCTCCAGAGTGGCCCCGGCAGCGGCCGCACTCACAGTCTGCAGCAACAGTTCCCACAGCAAGCAAATCACTCCCCTCACCCCTTCGACCCCTCATTCTAACCAGCACAATGCACACAAGGTGACGTCCTCAGGCCCTCTAGTGGCTCCCAGCCGGACCGCCCACTGTGGGTTAAACACCATCCTgaccccacctccacctcctgcagagACTGGCTGGTCGGCTGAATGCCTCGCCCAACAGTACATCATCCCCTGCATGAAGTACTACGGCATTTGTGTGAAGGACAACTTCCTGGGATCCCAGCTGGGTGACAGGGTCCttgaggaggtggaggtcctGAATCGCAGTGGGAAGTTTCGGGGCGGGCAGCTGGTAAGCCAGAAGAACATTCCCTCCCGGAgcatccggggtgaccagatcgcCTGGATTGAGGGACGGGAGCCCGGGTGCGAAAGCATTGGGCTGTTGATGGCCCATGTCGACGAGGCGGTCATGCACAGCGCTGCCAATGGACAGCTGGGGAACTGTGTCATCAACGGGCGCACTAAG gcTATGGTTGCCTGTTACCCAGGCAACGGGGCAGGGTACGTCCGCCATGTTGACAACCCTACTGGTGATGGACGCTGCATCACATGTATCTACTACCTTAACAAGAACTGGGATGTCAAG aaaCAAGGTGGGTTGCTGCAGATCTACCCCGAAGGCAAGAATGTGGTAGCCAACATCGAACCCCTGTTTGACCGGCTGCTTATCTTCTGGTCTGACCGCAGGAACCCACATGAAGTCAAGCCAGCCTACTCCACTCG CTATGCCATCACAGTCTGGTATTTTGATGCCAAAGAGCGAGCAGAGGCTAAAGAGAAATACAAGCTGG CAACCGGACAAAAAGGTGTTCAagtgcctgtcactcaaaacagCAGGACATAG
- the tmem160 gene encoding transmembrane protein 160, whose translation MAFLTLFVRRQLPQAVCHFARTVKLVRGPPSCAGAPLRRLHGSARLRVLEKGPWGKSRGPEQHQYQITDLDKADALMLRKSHETGFLSWFRNGLLATGIGVIAFVQSEMGREAGYAFFILGGICVAFGGVTYLGSLLALRRLMLLSVPAMLLQGGGVCSVALFWLCAVSLYIGRLEVEIIHEEEEEGEDEEECRECRERREHRGYHGSHDSEDSDSKGQNK comes from the exons ATGGCTTTCTTGACTCTGTTCGTGAGGAGGCAGCTGCCGCAGGCCGTGTGCCACTTCGCCCGGACGGTGAAGCTGGTCCGGGGGCCTCCTTCGTGCGCCGGAGCCCCTCTCCGGAGGCTGCACGGCTCGGCTAGGTTACGGGTCTTAGAGAAGGGTCCGTGGGGGAAAAGCAGGGGGCCGGAGCAACACCAGTACCAGATCACAGACCTGGACAAGGCGGACGCTTTG ATGCTGAGAAAGTCCCATGAAACGG GGTTCCTGTCATGGTTCAGGAACGGCCTGCTGGCGACCGGGATCGGAGTCATCGCGTTTGTCCAGAGTGAAATGGGACGAGAGGCGGGTTATG CCTTCTTTATCCTTGGAGGGATATGCGTGGCGTTCGGCGGCGTCACGTACCTTGGCAGCCTTCTCGCCTTGCGGAGGctgatgctgctgtctgtgccaGCGATGCTGCTCCAAGGGGGCGGCGTGTGCAGCGTCGCCCTCTTCTGGCTCTGCGCCGTATCGCTCTACATCGGCCGACTGGAGGTGGAGATCATCcacgaggaggaagaggaaggagaggatgaggaagagtgCAGGGAGTGCAGAGAGAGGCGCGAGCACCGGGGTTACCACGGCTCCCATGACAGCGAGGACAGTGACAGCAAGGGGCAAAACAAgtag